Proteins encoded together in one Schistocerca americana isolate TAMUIC-IGC-003095 chromosome 8, iqSchAmer2.1, whole genome shotgun sequence window:
- the LOC124545983 gene encoding uncharacterized protein LOC124545983 isoform X1, which translates to MGIQRWLLLALVAVAAVGARPAEDAAEEPEPPTRTARAQYGSLKSQPPPWGFLYAPQQFRAQQPVAIPTVIHRIPSVYQPQLALQPTRAAQSFQWNPPRDEGYTNLYTIVNGELVTPVRHPVYHVPLTTSRLPINRSPFSHFPSTIYSQHENDGPLKQLSESSAIQKSSAYWGSVQSEVPLASGGIFTPFNEARYDYTKAQSPPHRVGNFGVLGKHGFGNIFQKSKPLEAIVRNSDVPTNSDYVASGGPSPSKGSDAERNLNEKSFTNQSSEIEVKLEKTSNKSDTSTDVSHPMDQGLVPQTEKLPDDSKEVTNQKQPALLGPALSKLRETLDRRPEWNDSQDLMDWRKNYTDPNRPPGTTTLILKPEAEAVAGCNGTAIANPISHAVVPIGQPVDVHFEPRAVAVAGPGGKAKAHSDLVVSFVAAAVSEESDEDVTTSSPN; encoded by the coding sequence GTCGCAGCCACCGCCGTGGGGCTTCCTCTACGCACCACAGCAGTTCAGAGCTCAACAGCCGGTGGCGATCCCAACTGTCATCCACCGAATACCGTCCGTCTACCAGCCGCAGCTCGCGCTGCAGCCAACGAGAGCTGCACAGAGTTTCCAATGGAATCCCCCCAGAGACGAAGGATACACCAACCTGTACACCATCGTCAACGGGGAGTTAGTCACTCCCGTCAGACACCCAGTCTATCACGTACCTCTCACTACCTCCAGGTTACCGATTAACAGGTCTCCATTTTCCCATTTTCCATCTACGATCTATAGCCAGCATGAGAACGATGGTCCCTTGAAGCAGTTAAGTGAATCCTCCGCAATTCAGAAAAGTTCAGCATACTGGGGCTCCGTTCAGAGTGAAGTGCCACTCGCATCTGGAGGGATATTTACTCCATTTAATGAAGCAAGGTACGATTACACAAAAGCCCAAAGCCCACCGCACCGTGTGGGCAATTTTGGTGTTCTGGGGAAACATGGGTTTGGCAACATATTCCAAAAGTCCAAACCGTTAGAGGCTATAGTAAGGAATTCAGATGTACCGACAAATTCAGATTACGTGGCGTCAGGAGGACCTAGCCCTTCCAAAGGAAGTGATGCAGAACGAAACTTGAACGAAAAAAGTTTCACTAATCAAAGCTCTGAGATTGAAGTGAAGTTGGAGAAAACGTCCAATAAATCTGATACATCAACAGACGTTAGTCATCCAATGGATCAGGGACTAGTACCACAAACAGAGAAATTGCCTGATGACAGCAAAGAAGTCACAAACCAGAAACAGCCAGCTCTTTTGGGACCCGCCCTGTCAAAGCTACGTGAGACCCTCGACCGACGGCCAGAGTGGAATGACTCGCAAGACCTCATGGACTGGCGCAAGAACTACACCGATCCGAACAGACCGCCTGGCACGACGACGCTGATTCTGAAGCCGGAGGCGGAGGCTGTGGCTGGCTGCAATGGTACCGCCATAGCGAACCCCATCTCACACGCCGTGGTGCCCATCGGCCAACCGGTGGACGTCCACTTCGAACCCAGGGCCGTGGcggtggctggtcccggcggaaaaGCCAAGGCGCATTCAGACCTGGTCGTGTCCTTTGTAGCAGCAGCTGTGAGTGAGGAATCCGACGAAGACGTCACCACGTCCTCACCGAACTGA